In one Pangasianodon hypophthalmus isolate fPanHyp1 chromosome 22, fPanHyp1.pri, whole genome shotgun sequence genomic region, the following are encoded:
- the LOC128316998 gene encoding uncharacterized protein LOC128316998 codes for MKMLHLATILLTLSGVLTQSSDWDVKYPDKPICAVRGFSVSIPCSYSYPTSNPKIQVTQMLWCSMNTNTGRCTDPPYVYSSSSNTSSDFEYAGDDKSNCTLLIHNLQFSYSGEYRFRFITNVNGGKWTGEPGVILQVADLKVSLIRLSGNGTLKQGDSLNLTCDVKCTHSSSQFVWSKNNERLPASGPVLHFPALTVRDSGSYTCTWKTNVTSGSETISLQVEGENPAHWSIWIIVLVTAGVIFIVLAVPAVIYNRRRKFKAPEENGRESGEKTQKKPQLNQVSQVPDEEMMNKEEVTYASVQNKATTKGSQVAVQLNQVPQPDEEVLDKGGVIYASVCIKPNKPTERRVHTEQQEQDDSVIYSAVKKA; via the exons ATGAAGATGCTGCACTTGGCTACGATTCTGCTCACGCTGTCCG GTGTTCTCACTCAGAGCAGTGATTGGGATGTGAAATATCCTGATAAGCCGATTTGTGCTGTGAGAGGATTCAGTGTCTCCATTCCCTGTAGTTATTCTTATCCAACATCAAATCCCAAGATTCAGGTGACACAAATGCTTTGGTGCtcaatgaacacaaacacaggaaggTGTACAGATCCACCGTATGTTTATAGCAGCTCATCAAACACCAGCTCAGACTTTGAGTACGCTGGAGACGACAAATCAAACTGCACTTTGTTAATCCACAATCTACAGTTCAGTTATTCTGGAGAGTACAGATTCAGATTTATAACTAATGTGAACGGTGGCAAATGGACCGGTGAACCTGGAGTGATTCTACAAGTTGCAG atttaaaggtGTCACTAATCAGGCTCAGTGGAAACGGAACCCTTAAACAAGGAGACTCGTTAAATCTGACGTGTGATgtgaagtgcacacacagttccTCACAGTTTGTGTGGTCTAAGAACAATGAGCGCTTACCTGCATCAGGACCTGTTCTTCACTTTCCTGCTCTAACCGTGAGGGATTCTGGGAGTTACACCTGCACTTGGAAAACCAATGTGACGTCAGGATCTGAAACGATCAGCCTTCAGGTCGAGG GTGAAAATCCTGCTCATTGGTCAATCTGGATCATTGTTTTAGTGACAGCTGGAGTGATTTTCATCGTCTTAGCTGTTCCAGCTGTGATTTACAACAGGAG GAGGAAATTTAAAGCTCCAGAAGAAAACGGGAGGGAAAGTGGAGAGAAAACACAG aaaaagcCACAGTTAAACCAAGTTTCTCAAGTTCCTGATGAAGAAATGATGAACAAGGAGGAAGTGACTTACGCGTCTGTCCAAAACAAAGCAACAACAAAAGG TTCACAGGTCGCAGTGCAGCTAAACCAAGTTCCTCAGCCTGATGAAGAAGTGTTAGATAAAGGAGGAGTGATTTATGCATCCGTGTGCATCAAACCCAACAAACCAACCGAAcg GCGAGTCCACActgagcagcaggagcaggacgATTCTGTAATCTACAGCGCTGTGAAAAAGGCCTGA